Proteins found in one Oncorhynchus tshawytscha isolate Ot180627B linkage group LG25, Otsh_v2.0, whole genome shotgun sequence genomic segment:
- the gclc gene encoding glutamate--cysteine ligase catalytic subunit, with amino-acid sequence MGLLSKGSPLNWEETKKYADHVRKHGIVQFLNIYNKVKERQKDVLLWGDEVEYMLIEMDEKNGKVRLVLNGGEVLETLQDKGEKTNPNHPTLWRPEYGSYMIEGTPGQPYGGTMSEFNTVEDNMGKRRREASSVLNKNETLATITSFPRLGCPGFTQPEYKPTPVEKGVSKSLFFPDEAINQHPRFSTLTRNIRHRRGEKVVINVPIFKDKCTPSPFVEKFPEDDGEAARAALPDHIYMDAMGFGMGNCCLQVTFQACSIEEARYLYDQLATFCPIMMALSAASPFYRGYVSDIDCRWGVISASVDDRTGEERGLEPLKTNKFRILKSRYDSIDSYLSSCGDRYNDIDLTIDEEINKQLLDAGIDKLLAQHIAHLFIRDPLSLFEEKIYLDDENESDHFENLQSTNWQTMRFKPPPPNSDIGWRVEFRPMEVQLTDFENSAFVVFIVLLTRVILSYKLDFLIPLSKVDENMKAAQKRNAVQEGMFYFRKDIYKGCNPALDSSSSAAQNGLDSEGDNEYTLMSIDTIINGKEGIFQGLIPILNCYLENMEVDVDTRCTILNYLKLIKRRASGELMTMAKWMREFVDKHPQYKQDSVITDRINYDLLRKCDSITKGEERCPELIGDPVNRGK; translated from the exons ATGGGCTTGCTGTCAAAAGGGTCACCGCTCAACTGGGAAGAAACCAAAAAGTATGCAGACCATGTTCGGAAACATGGCATCGTTCAGTTTCTCAACATCTATAACAAGGTGAAAGAACGACAGAAAGATGTCTTATTATGGGGCGATGAG GTGGAATACATGTTGATCGAAATGGATGAGAAAAATGGAAAGGTCCGTCTTGTTCTCAATGGTGGGGAGGTTTTGGAAACCCTTCAAGACAAAGGAGAAAAGACTAACCCCAA CCATCCTACCCTTTGGAGGCCAGAGTATGGCAGCTACATGATCGAAGGGACTCCGGGGCAGCCCTATGGTGGGACGATGTCAGAGTTCAACACAGTGGAGGACAACATGGGGAAGCGAAGGCGAGAGGCCTCATCTGTGCTAAATAAGAATGAAACGCTTGCCACCATCACGTCATTCCCAAG GTTAGGCTGCCCAGGCTTCACACAGCCAGAATACAAGCCAACACCTGTTGAAAAGGGAGTGTCAAAATCACTGTTCTTCCCAGATGAAGCCATAAACCAACACCCAAGATTCAG CACCCTGACTAGAAACATTCGtcacagaagaggagagaaggtggTGATCAACGTACCCA TCTTTAAAGACAAATGCACCCCATCTCCATTTGTGGAGAAGTTTCCGGAAGATGATGGGGAGGCTGCCAGGGCAGCTCTACCTGATCACATCTACATGGATGCCATGGGATTTGGAATGGGCAATTGCTGTCTTCAG GTGACATTCCAAGCTTGCAGCATTGAAGAGGCGAGGTACCTTTATGACCAACTAGCAACATTCTGCCCTATAATG ATGGCCCTCAGTGCTGCTTCGCCGTTCTACAGAGGCTATGTGTCAGACATTGATTGTCGCTGGGGAGTTATTTCTGCCTCGGTAGATGACAGgactggggaagagagggggctgGAG ccttTGAAAACCAACAAATTTCGAATCTTGAAATCCAGATATGATTCAATCGACAGCTACCTCTCCAGCTGTGGCGATAGGTACAATGACATAGATCTGACAATAGATGAGGAGATCAACAAACAGCTGCTGGATGCAG GGATCGACAAACTGCTGGCCCAACACATAGCCCATCTCTTCATTCGGGATCCGCTCTCACTATTTGAAGAGAAAATTTACTTGGATGATGAAAACGAGTCTGATCACTTTGAG AATCTGCAGTCAACCAACTGGCAGACAATGAGGTTcaaacctcctcctccaaacTCGGACATCGGATGGCGAGTTGAGTTCCGTCCCATGGAG GTGCAACTTACCGATTTTGAAAACTCTGCATTTGTTGTTTTCATCGTCCTGCTCACCAGGGTTATACTGTCCTATAAACTGGACTTTCTCATCCCCTTGTCAAAG GTTGATGAAAACATGAAAGCTGCCCAGAAAAGAAATGCAGTCCAAGAGGGCATGTTTTACTTCCGGAAGGACATCTATAAAG GCTGCAACCCTGCCCTCGATAGCTCCTCATCGGCTGCCCAGAATGGCTTGGACAGTGAGGGTGACAATGAGTACACACTGATGAGCATTGACACAATCATCAATGGAAAG GAAGGAATTTTTCAAGGGTTGATACCAATCCTCAACTGCTACCTAGAAAACATGGAGGTGGATGTTGATACAAGATGCACCATCCTGAACTACCTGAAGCTCATCAAGAGACGTGCCTCCG GTGAACTGATGACCATGGCTAAATGGATGAGGGAGTTTGTGGACAAGCACCCCCAATACAAGCAAGACAGTGTCATAACTGACAGAATCAACTACGACCTACTCCGCAAGTGTGACAGCATCACAAAAGGAGAGGAGCGATGCCCAGAACTTATTGGTGACCCAGTCAATCGGGGCAAATGA
- the elovl5 gene encoding elongation of very long chain fatty acids protein 5, with translation MEAFNHKLNTYIDSWMGPRDERVQGWLLLDNYPPTFALTLMYLLIVWLGPKYMRHRQPVSCQGLLVLYNLALTLLSFYMFYEMVSAVWQGGYNFYCQDTHSAGETDTKIINVLWWYYFSKVIEFMDTFFFILRKNNHQITFLHIYHHASMLNIWWFVMNWVPCGHSYFGASLNSFIHVLMYSYYGLSAVPAIRPYLWWKRYITQGQLIQFFLTMSQTICAVIWPCGFPRSWLFFQIFYMASLIALFSNFYIQTYKKHRVSQKKAYHQNGSVDSLNGHANGVTPTETITHRKVRAD, from the exons ATGGAGGCTTTTAATCATAAACTAAACACGTACATAGACTCATGGATGGGTCCCAGAG ATGAACGGGTACAGGGATGGCTGCTGCTAGACAACTACCCTCCAACCTTTGCACTAACACTCATGTACTTGCTGATCGTATGGCTGGGGCCCAAGTACATGAGACACAGACAGCCGGTGTCTTGCCAGGGCCTCCTGGTGCTCTACAATCTGGCCCTCACTCTATTATCTTTCTATATGTTCTATGAG ATGGTGTCTGCTGTGTGGCAAGGGGGTTATAACTTCTACTGCCAAGACACACACAGTGCGGGAGAAACAGATACCAAG ATCATAAATGTGCTGTGGTGGTACTACTTCTCCAAGGTCATAGAGTTTATGGACACCTTCTTCTTCATCCTACGGAAGAACAACCATCAGATCACgtttctgcacatctaccaccaCGCTAGCATGCTCAACATCTGGTGGTTCGTCATGAACTGGGTGCCCTGTGGTCACT CCTACTTTGGTGCCTCCCTCAACAGCTTCATCCATGTCCTGATGTACTCTTACTATGGGCTCTCTGCTGTCCCGGCCATACGGCCCTATCTATGGTGGAAGAGATATATCACACAAGGCCAGCTG ATTCAATTCTTTTTGACCATGTCCCAGACCATCTGTGCAGTCATTTGGCCATGTGGTTTCCCCAGAAGCTGGCTGTTTTTCCAAATATTCTATATGGCCTCGCTTATTGCCCTTTTCTCAAACTTCTACATTCAG ACTTACAAGAAACACCGTGTTTCACAAAAGAAGGCGTATCACCAGAATGGCTCTGTTGATTCGCTGAATGGCCATGCGAATGGGGTGACACCCACGGAAACCATTACACACAGGAAAGTGAGGGCGGACTGA
- the fbxo9 gene encoding F-box only protein 9 produces the protein MAESVINSLGIVEDQDGENGSTDDANLHVELNVFRAQWMSELKPNSASNGGNRGLSSRAADLKRKQELAREEKAKELFLKAVEEEENGAVYEAIKYYRRAMQIVPDIEFKINYSRSPDPDGGNENDMDGEIEDLLAYFHQQLTLQDNSLKICVPEVDMAQMHISALPPEVLMYIFRWVVSRDLDLRALEQLSLVCRGFYICARDPEIWRSACLRAWGRSCTKLVPFNSWREMFLERPRVRFDGVYISKTAYIRQGEESLDGFYRAWHQVEYYRYLRFFPDGQVMMLTTPEDPLVTVPRLRSRNTRVESIMCGHYRLSQDTDNQTKVFVVVSKRKEEKVAEYQRISRFCRRNPAAPETEHSFHVGLQLSSGGRQSFNKLNWIHHSCHITYRSTGETVVTAFDLDQMYASFYFARVKSYTAFSERPL, from the exons ATG GCTGAAAGCGTTATCAACTCTCTTGGCATTGTAGAAGATCAAGATGGAGAGAATGGAAGTACTGATGATGCAAACCTCCAC GTGGAGCTCAATGTGTTCAGGGCCCAGTGGATGTCTGAACTGAAGCCCAACTCTGCGTCCAATGGGGGGAACCGAGGTCTGTCGTCGAGAGCTGCAGACTTGAAAAGAAAACAAGAACTGGCCCGGGAGGAAAAA GCCAAAGAGTTGTTCCTTAAAGCTGTTGAGGAAGAAGAGAATGGAGCTGTTTATGAAG CAATTAAGTACTATCGCAGGGCAATGCAGATTGTGCCTGACATTGAGTTCAAAATCAACTACAGTCGTTCCCCTGATCCAGATGGCGG CAATGAGAATGACATGGATGGTGAAATAGAGGACCTATTGGCCTACTTCCATCAGCAGCTCACTCTGCAAGACAACTCTCTGAAGATATGTGTTCCTGAGGTGGATATGGCTCAGATGCACATCTCAG CCCTGCCCCCAGAGGTCTTGATGTACATCTTCCGTTGGGTTGTGTCCCGTGATCTGGACCTGCGTGCCCTGGAGCAGCTCTCCTTAGTCTGTAGAGGCTTCTACATTTGTGCTAG GGACCCAGAGATTTGGCGTTCGGCCTGTCTGAGAGCGTGGGGCCGGAGCTGTACCAAACTGGTGCCCTTCAACTCCTGGAGGGAGATGTTTCTTGAGAGGCCACGTGTGCGCTTTGATG GTGTTTACATCAGCAAGACGGCATACATCCGTCAGGGAGAGGAGTCCCTTGATGGATTCTATAGGGCTTGGCACCAAGTGGAGTACTACAG ATATCTGCGTTTTTTCCCTGATGGCCAAGTCATGATGCTGACCACACCTGAGGACCCACTGGTCACTGTTCCCCGTCTACGTAGCAGGAACACCAG GGTGGAGTCCATTATGTGTGGTCATTATCGTCTGTCGCAGGACACAGACAATCAAACCAAAGTCTTTGTTGTTGTCTCCAAGAGAAAAGAAGAG AAGGTGGCAGAGTACCAGAGAATCTCTCGGTTCTGCCGGCGGAACCCAGCGGCGCCCGAGACAGAACACAGCTTTCACGTGGGACTGCAGTTGTCCTCCGGGGGGCGCCAGAGCTTCAACAAGCTGAATTGGATCCACCATTCCTGCCACATCACCTACAG ATCCACCGGCGAGACAGTTGTCACTGCCTTCGACTTGGACCAGATGTACGCATCCTTTTACTTTGCACGCGTGAAGAGCTACACAGCATTTTCTGAACGCCCATTGTAG